From a single Pseudophryne corroboree isolate aPseCor3 chromosome 6, aPseCor3.hap2, whole genome shotgun sequence genomic region:
- the LOC134936434 gene encoding histone H3-like, translating to MARTKQTARKSTGGKAPRKQLATEAARKSAPATGGVKKPHRYRPGTVALREIRRYPKSTELLIRKLHFQRLVREIAQDFKTDLRFQSTDVMALQEASEANLVGLFEDTNLCAIHAKRVTIMPKDIQLARRIRGERA from the coding sequence ATGGCCAGGACCAAGCAGACCGCTCGCAAGTCTACTGGAGGGAAAGCTCCCCGAAAACAGCTGGCAACTGAAGCCGCCCGGAAGAGCGCCCCAGCTACTGGCGGTGTGAAGAAGCCTCACCGCTACCGTCCAGGGACCGTTGCTCTTCGAGAGATCCGCCGCTACCCGAAGTCAACAGAGCTGCTGATccgcaagctgcacttccagcggcTGGTGCGGGAGATCGCCCAGGACTTCAAGACCGACCTGCGCTTCCAGAGCACCGACGTCATGGCCCTACAAGAGGCCAGCGAGGCAAATCTGGTGGGGCTGTTCGAGGACACCAACCTGTGCGCCATCCACGCCAAGAGGGTGaccatcatgcccaaagacatccagctggcccgcaggatccgaggggagagggcatag